A window of Deltaproteobacteria bacterium contains these coding sequences:
- a CDS encoding 2-dehydropantoate 2-reductase, which yields MRNRDQFKLTITGPGAMGCLLAAILYRQDRPVSLLDYKPDRAERLKKAGIRIVSSKEAWTAFPNVTAEPESLGPQDCVVMFVKAAQTASAVERMGPLIGPGTLVVSLQNGVGHESALSKVVKPEHIALGVTLHGATLLNEGHVRHAGSGPTTIGLVINNTEAKYKLTSLTTLLNDAGWHSQVVEDIYPHIWRKLIVNVGINALTALLGLTNGKLPQYPESLRLQEMAVTEAWMLSLKKGIALGLTIEEAHDMVNSACKATADNRSSMLQDRIKNRPTEIDYINGAVTEMGKKLGVATPVNEALTLLVRLNSRLGWKDPAI from the coding sequence ATGCGGAATCGAGATCAATTCAAGCTCACTATTACAGGTCCAGGGGCCATGGGCTGTCTTCTGGCCGCCATACTTTACAGGCAGGATCGCCCTGTTTCCTTACTTGATTATAAACCGGATCGTGCCGAGAGGCTGAAGAAGGCCGGGATACGGATTGTGTCTTCAAAGGAGGCATGGACTGCCTTCCCGAATGTTACTGCAGAACCTGAGTCCCTGGGTCCCCAGGACTGTGTGGTAATGTTTGTCAAGGCTGCCCAGACCGCCAGTGCTGTTGAGCGTATGGGTCCCCTGATAGGACCCGGAACCCTGGTTGTTTCTCTGCAAAACGGCGTTGGACATGAATCCGCTCTTTCTAAAGTTGTAAAACCGGAACATATTGCCCTTGGCGTAACTTTGCATGGGGCGACTTTATTGAATGAAGGGCATGTTCGACATGCCGGAAGCGGTCCTACAACGATTGGATTAGTGATCAACAATACCGAGGCCAAATACAAATTAACTTCTTTGACAACTTTGCTGAACGACGCGGGATGGCACTCTCAAGTAGTTGAAGATATTTATCCTCACATATGGCGCAAACTGATTGTCAATGTCGGGATAAACGCCTTGACCGCCCTTTTAGGCCTTACCAACGGGAAATTACCCCAATATCCGGAATCCCTGCGATTGCAGGAAATGGCAGTTACAGAGGCATGGATGTTGTCATTAAAGAAGGGTATAGCCCTGGGCCTTACAATTGAAGAGGCCCATGATATGGTTAATTCAGCGTGCAAGGCGACCGCGGACAACAGGTCTTCCATGCTCCAGGACCGTATCAAAAACAGGCCTACCGAAATCGACTATATTAACGGCGCCGTTACCGAAATGGGCAAAAAGCTTGGGGTTGCGACCCCGGTAAACGAGGCCTTGACTCTCCTTGTGCGTCTTAATTCACGTCTGGGCTGGAAGGATCCCGCTATATAA